From Paenibacillus polymyxa, the proteins below share one genomic window:
- the pknB gene encoding Stk1 family PASTA domain-containing Ser/Thr kinase — protein sequence MIGHLLGGRYEIIERIGGGGMALVYKAQDILLNRNVAVKVLRQQFVHDEEFIRRFRREAQSAASLSHSNVVSIYDVGQEDEIHYIVMECVEGKNLNEIIKERAPLQVDEAVRIASQICDALEHAHQNQIIHRDIKPHNILIGRNGRVKVTDFGIARAVTSTTITQTGSVVGSVHYFSPEHAKGVITGEKSDLYSLGIVLYQMLTAQLPFLGESPISVALKHLQEEFEEPRKINPLIPQSVENVILKSMRKNPEERYQSADEMLRDLETCLLPGRRNESKLEFTHLDDEDQTRVIPAIKPQQLGVSSSGDDVPVQPRESEQLPNKQTSKKNRKKTIFWVTLVLVLLLCMGGVVYYVQSVLVVPEVKVPSVLTQTEDQAKVTLSKAGLVIDDPIQHEYKEGIAPGVVFYQSYPEGSLVKEGTEISLKVGIAKPLTPMPDVKGQSYENAVKLLTAQQIKETQIQQNEQFSDQAEGTVISQTPAANEPFDKDSVQVVLTVSKGAATVKMPNLVGMTQSQAENEVKKAGLKVGSIKEEFSYEQDKGKVTKQWPSEAGSDLPPNTEITFYVSTGYPPEAITLPFNVPVAPKEEGKNSKIRITYTDARGENQEWGSRTINTTQVFTINLLMAPNKDSVVSVFRDGAFVDTYPVSYIDAKNGTVTMPQIAPPAGTSPTDTSGGTSSPNGSGNGEEGNSGESSNDSGNGGGDSNNQEGTEGDGDPSAFAPGTDSSGVTRSELAVSKKNNPGHGSRKKKDKVIEAVQHQ from the coding sequence CCTGCTTGGGGGAAGGTACGAAATTATTGAGCGCATCGGTGGCGGCGGTATGGCGCTGGTGTATAAGGCTCAAGACATTTTGCTGAATCGCAATGTCGCGGTAAAAGTGTTGCGTCAGCAATTTGTTCATGATGAGGAATTTATTCGCCGGTTTCGGCGTGAGGCACAGTCAGCGGCCTCGCTTTCTCATTCGAACGTGGTCAGTATTTATGATGTCGGCCAAGAGGATGAAATCCATTATATTGTAATGGAGTGCGTTGAAGGCAAAAATTTGAATGAAATTATTAAAGAACGTGCGCCATTACAAGTGGATGAAGCAGTGCGGATTGCTTCCCAGATTTGTGATGCGCTGGAGCATGCCCACCAAAATCAGATTATTCACCGGGACATTAAGCCTCATAATATCTTAATTGGACGTAATGGACGGGTTAAGGTAACCGATTTTGGGATTGCTCGAGCTGTTACGTCAACGACAATTACTCAGACAGGTTCTGTTGTGGGTTCTGTTCATTATTTTTCACCTGAGCATGCAAAGGGTGTCATTACCGGCGAAAAATCGGACTTATATTCTTTAGGTATTGTCTTATATCAAATGCTAACGGCACAGCTTCCTTTTCTGGGAGAAAGCCCAATTAGTGTGGCACTCAAACATTTGCAAGAGGAATTTGAGGAACCGCGTAAAATTAATCCGTTGATTCCGCAAAGTGTAGAAAATGTCATTCTGAAATCGATGCGTAAAAATCCGGAGGAACGTTACCAATCAGCAGACGAAATGCTAAGGGATTTGGAGACTTGTCTGCTACCGGGGCGGCGCAATGAATCCAAGCTGGAGTTTACACATTTGGATGATGAGGACCAAACGCGGGTTATCCCAGCTATTAAGCCTCAACAATTAGGTGTGTCTTCCAGTGGTGACGATGTGCCTGTCCAACCTCGGGAGTCTGAACAGCTTCCGAACAAGCAAACGTCCAAGAAAAATAGAAAAAAAACGATCTTCTGGGTAACACTAGTGTTGGTACTACTTTTGTGCATGGGCGGCGTGGTGTACTATGTGCAAAGTGTGCTTGTCGTACCTGAGGTGAAAGTACCAAGTGTACTGACACAAACAGAAGACCAAGCGAAGGTCACTCTAAGTAAAGCAGGACTAGTCATTGATGATCCAATCCAGCATGAATATAAAGAGGGGATTGCACCGGGAGTTGTTTTTTATCAAAGCTACCCTGAAGGTTCTTTAGTCAAGGAAGGAACGGAGATTAGTCTGAAAGTCGGGATTGCCAAGCCGCTCACCCCGATGCCAGATGTCAAAGGACAAAGCTACGAGAATGCTGTCAAGCTACTGACCGCCCAGCAGATTAAGGAAACACAGATTCAGCAAAATGAGCAGTTCAGTGATCAGGCTGAAGGAACCGTCATTAGTCAGACACCTGCTGCAAATGAGCCATTTGATAAGGATTCGGTTCAGGTAGTGCTCACCGTCAGCAAAGGCGCTGCCACTGTTAAAATGCCGAATCTTGTAGGGATGACGCAGAGCCAGGCGGAAAATGAGGTCAAAAAGGCGGGGCTGAAGGTTGGCTCAATTAAAGAGGAATTTAGCTATGAGCAGGATAAAGGAAAAGTAACCAAACAATGGCCTTCAGAGGCGGGCAGTGATCTGCCCCCAAATACGGAAATTACGTTTTATGTAAGTACGGGTTACCCGCCAGAAGCGATTACGTTACCGTTTAATGTACCTGTGGCGCCGAAGGAAGAGGGCAAAAACAGTAAAATTCGTATCACTTATACAGATGCACGTGGAGAAAATCAGGAGTGGGGCAGCCGTACGATTAATACGACACAGGTGTTTACGATCAACCTGCTGATGGCCCCTAACAAAGACAGTGTCGTCTCCGTATTTAGAGATGGTGCTTTTGTTGACACGTATCCTGTTTCTTATATTGATGCAAAAAATGGAACGGTGACGATGCCTCAAATTGCTCCACCTGCAGGAACATCACCGACTGATACATCTGGTGGTACTTCCTCACCGAATGGAAGTGGAAACGGTGAGGAAGGAAACAGCGGGGAATCTTCTAACGATAGTGGTAATGGTGGAGGCGACTCTAACAACCAGGAGGGGACAGAAGGCGATGGTGATCCTTCTGCTTTTGCCCCAGGAACCGATTCCTCAGGAGTTACGCGCAGTGAGTTGGCGGTTAGCAAAAAAAACAACCCCGGTCACGGTTCCCGCAAAAAGAAGGACAAAGTGATCGAGGCTGTGCAGCATCAGTAA
- the rsgA gene encoding ribosome small subunit-dependent GTPase A, whose product MPEGLIVKALSGYYYVSSLDQDGRPVSGEATVQCRARGLFKKKEITPLVGDRVLYELTENGEGTVKEIRKRTTELIRPPVANTTLAVLLFSLREPDLNLPLLDKFLVHIEHAGLDTIICLTKRDLYEGSPSEDDKVLMVQEMYRKIGYEVLVTSARTGEGTAELKKLLAGQISVFSGQSGVGKSSMLNALEPGLTLETSAISNKLGRGRHTTRHVELIPLDNGGFVADTPGFSQLDFLKLGVDELSPCFREFQQYAEGCKFRGCTHIHEPGCKVREALEEGHISQGRYDSYLQFYQELKEKKRRY is encoded by the coding sequence ATGCCTGAAGGTCTGATCGTCAAGGCGCTTAGCGGATATTATTATGTCTCCAGCCTGGATCAGGATGGGCGTCCGGTATCCGGCGAAGCTACGGTACAATGCAGAGCACGTGGCCTTTTCAAGAAAAAAGAGATTACGCCCCTTGTTGGTGATCGGGTCCTTTACGAACTAACTGAAAACGGGGAAGGTACGGTCAAGGAGATTAGAAAGCGTACGACGGAGCTAATTCGCCCTCCAGTAGCTAATACCACGCTGGCCGTGCTGCTGTTTTCCCTGCGTGAGCCGGATTTAAACCTGCCTTTACTGGACAAATTTTTAGTCCATATTGAGCACGCTGGGCTGGATACGATTATCTGTCTGACCAAGCGCGATTTGTATGAAGGCAGCCCTTCAGAGGATGATAAGGTGCTGATGGTTCAGGAAATGTATCGGAAGATTGGTTACGAGGTGCTGGTAACCAGCGCCCGTACTGGAGAGGGTACGGCTGAGCTCAAGAAGCTGTTGGCCGGCCAAATCAGCGTGTTTTCCGGTCAGTCAGGTGTAGGGAAGTCCTCCATGCTTAATGCTTTGGAGCCTGGCTTAACGCTGGAGACGAGCGCCATAAGCAATAAGCTGGGACGAGGAAGACATACGACTCGCCATGTGGAGCTAATTCCTTTAGACAACGGCGGGTTTGTAGCAGATACACCGGGGTTTAGCCAACTGGATTTTTTAAAGCTGGGTGTGGATGAGTTATCGCCTTGTTTTCGAGAATTCCAACAATATGCGGAAGGATGCAAATTTCGGGGTTGTACGCATATTCACGAACCTGGCTGTAAAGTAAGAGAGGCCTTGGAAGAGGGACATATTTCACAGGGACGCTATGATAGCTATCTGCAGTTTTATCAGGAATTAAAAGAAAAAAAACGGAGGTATTGA
- the rpe gene encoding ribulose-phosphate 3-epimerase, with translation MLKIAPSILSADFARLGSEVAEVQAAGADWIHVDVMDGHFVSNITLGPPIVQAIRPHTTLPLDVHLMIEQPERYISDFVKAGANIITVHAEACVHLHGVLHMIKQQGALAGVALNPGTSPYAIKEVLPNVDMILVMTVNPGFGGQSFIPETLNKIRQIRAWLNELGRPDVHIEVDGGIAEETAPAVFEAGADVLVAGSAVYGRADRAAAITAIRDSVAHLSK, from the coding sequence ATGTTAAAAATAGCACCGTCGATTTTATCCGCTGATTTTGCTCGTTTGGGCAGTGAAGTCGCGGAAGTCCAAGCAGCGGGGGCAGACTGGATTCATGTGGATGTTATGGATGGTCATTTTGTATCCAATATTACACTGGGCCCCCCTATCGTTCAGGCTATTCGGCCGCATACAACTCTCCCACTGGACGTTCATCTGATGATTGAGCAGCCTGAACGTTATATTAGTGATTTTGTAAAGGCAGGAGCTAATATCATCACGGTCCATGCGGAGGCCTGTGTTCATTTGCATGGTGTCCTTCACATGATCAAGCAGCAAGGCGCTCTGGCGGGAGTGGCTCTCAATCCGGGGACATCACCATACGCGATCAAGGAAGTGCTACCGAATGTGGATATGATTCTTGTGATGACGGTTAACCCTGGTTTTGGGGGCCAGTCCTTCATTCCAGAGACGTTGAATAAAATCAGACAAATCCGTGCTTGGTTGAATGAATTGGGTCGTCCAGACGTACATATCGAAGTGGACGGAGGTATTGCGGAGGAGACGGCACCAGCCGTATTTGAAGCAGGTGCTGACGTATTAGTGGCAGGTAGTGCAGTATACGGCAGAGCAGACCGTGCAGCGGCTATTACTGCTATTCGGGATAGTGTCGCTCATTTGTCCAAGTGA
- the spoVM gene encoding stage V sporulation protein SpoVM, which produces MKFYTIKLPKFLGGFVKAILNTFQKN; this is translated from the coding sequence ATGAAGTTTTACACAATCAAGCTGCCAAAATTTCTGGGTGGATTCGTCAAAGCCATTTTGAATACATTCCAGAAGAACTGA
- the rpmB gene encoding 50S ribosomal protein L28 has translation MSRKCSVTGKKPGSGNHVSHANNRNRRTWGVNVQKVRILVNGKPKRVYVSTRALKAGKVTRV, from the coding sequence ATGTCTCGTAAATGTTCTGTAACAGGCAAAAAGCCTGGCAGCGGTAACCACGTATCTCACGCTAACAACCGTAATCGCCGTACTTGGGGCGTCAACGTACAAAAAGTTCGCATTCTCGTTAACGGTAAACCGAAACGCGTTTATGTCAGCACTCGTGCATTGAAAGCCGGTAAAGTGACTCGCGTGTAG
- a CDS encoding DAK2 domain-containing protein, protein MSNRSLNGTDFTAMVLAGAEQLQQHAEHVNSLNVFPVPDGDTGTNMNLTMSAGVTELKRGDSSSIGVMSGILSKGLLMGARGNSGVILSQLFRGFSRYAAPYEELNTLQFASALQSGVDAAYKAVVKPVEGTILTVAKEAARHAVFFSRRTNDITELMEEVLAKAKETLAMTQDMLPVLKQVGVVDSGGQGLVYIYEGFMQHLGSGLVTSPTSKGDSVRPVFAPYVSERPTAAPVAPSPDAPISAQAKLETENIEFLYDMEFFINRQLGEAQGTNFDEEAFRKALSVDGDSIIVISDDDVIKVHVHSKAPGEVLNLALRYGEITQIRILNMREQHRDLLSAGMDGAPEPEWFAEIPTEPAREEEPSEPPAHELAPFGFIAVASGEGIADIFKSLGVDVVLSGGQTMNPSTEDFVNAARSIAAQHIFILPNNSNIILAAEQARELLEVERLVSVIPSKTIPQGIAAAFAYQEEEAFEVNQDNMRDAVTRVKSGQVTYAVRDTTLDDLHITAGHYIGIQDSKIVATEEQLMATSRLLLAKMLVNGDEIVTILTGSDAKQEETNQLVAWLEENYSDVEVEVHEGGQPIYPYLFSVET, encoded by the coding sequence TTGAGTAATCGTTCTTTGAATGGAACAGACTTTACCGCGATGGTTTTAGCCGGGGCGGAACAATTACAGCAGCATGCGGAGCATGTCAATTCACTAAATGTATTCCCGGTGCCAGATGGTGATACGGGAACCAATATGAATCTGACGATGAGCGCGGGCGTAACGGAATTGAAGAGGGGAGATTCTTCCTCCATCGGTGTCATGTCCGGCATCTTATCCAAAGGCTTGCTGATGGGGGCCCGCGGCAATTCAGGGGTTATCCTGTCTCAGTTGTTCCGTGGCTTCAGCCGTTACGCTGCCCCATACGAGGAATTGAATACCCTTCAGTTCGCATCGGCATTGCAGAGCGGGGTGGATGCGGCCTACAAGGCGGTGGTTAAGCCGGTGGAGGGTACAATTCTTACCGTGGCGAAGGAAGCGGCCAGACATGCTGTGTTTTTCTCGCGCCGGACGAACGACATCACAGAACTGATGGAAGAAGTGCTTGCCAAAGCAAAGGAAACGCTTGCCATGACGCAGGACATGCTCCCTGTACTGAAGCAAGTAGGGGTTGTAGACTCGGGTGGACAAGGACTTGTGTATATTTATGAAGGATTTATGCAGCATCTTGGAAGCGGATTGGTGACATCTCCAACTTCAAAAGGCGATAGTGTACGCCCGGTTTTTGCTCCTTATGTATCGGAGAGACCTACAGCTGCGCCTGTGGCTCCTTCTCCAGATGCGCCGATTTCTGCGCAGGCGAAGCTCGAAACGGAGAATATTGAATTTTTGTATGATATGGAGTTTTTTATTAATCGACAATTGGGCGAAGCGCAAGGTACAAATTTTGATGAGGAAGCTTTCCGGAAAGCGTTGTCAGTAGATGGTGATTCGATTATCGTTATTTCGGATGATGATGTCATCAAGGTTCATGTGCATTCGAAGGCTCCAGGTGAAGTCTTGAATCTTGCGCTGCGTTACGGGGAAATTACACAGATTCGAATTTTGAATATGCGCGAGCAGCATCGTGATTTGCTGTCTGCAGGTATGGATGGTGCTCCTGAGCCTGAATGGTTTGCAGAAATACCAACAGAGCCTGCACGTGAGGAGGAGCCATCTGAGCCTCCAGCTCATGAGCTAGCACCTTTTGGCTTTATAGCTGTGGCTTCTGGTGAAGGGATTGCTGATATTTTCAAAAGCTTGGGTGTTGATGTTGTCCTTTCGGGTGGTCAGACGATGAATCCGAGCACAGAAGACTTCGTGAATGCGGCTCGCTCGATTGCGGCTCAACATATTTTTATTCTGCCGAATAATTCCAATATAATCTTGGCTGCTGAACAAGCGCGTGAATTGTTAGAGGTGGAACGTTTGGTGTCGGTGATTCCAAGCAAAACAATTCCTCAGGGCATTGCAGCAGCATTTGCTTACCAAGAGGAAGAAGCCTTTGAGGTAAACCAAGATAATATGCGGGACGCAGTTACCCGTGTGAAGTCTGGACAAGTGACCTATGCGGTTCGGGATACGACACTTGATGATCTGCATATTACAGCGGGCCACTACATTGGTATTCAGGATTCTAAGATCGTGGCGACTGAGGAGCAATTAATGGCAACATCCCGCCTTTTGCTGGCGAAAATGCTGGTGAATGGCGATGAAATTGTTACGATTCTTACAGGTTCGGACGCAAAACAAGAAGAGACAAATCAGCTTGTTGCGTGGCTTGAAGAAAATTATTCGGATGTTGAAGTGGAAGTTCATGAAGGTGGTCAGCCGATTTATCCTTATCTGTTCTCAGTGGAAACCTGA
- a CDS encoding DegV family protein has translation MRTIILTDSTADIPQEIADRLGIVIVPLTVMFGSTAYLDGIEMSAAQFYSELVRADELPTTSQPSPARFLETYTELLEQYPESQVISIHLSSGVSGTYQSALLGKSMLEKHEDRVTVMDSKSASYGYGMLVVYAAELAAAGQSPAEIIQGVERLGERRCLYFLVDTLEYLQKGGRIGKAAAMVGTLLNIKPILSIDKEGIIYSADKARGHKKATARIIELLERDLKGQKINIAVGHTADRSAAEAFVAQLAEHFELGDQIYTELGAVIGTHVGPGTIGIFAWPAGDER, from the coding sequence ATGAGAACTATCATTTTGACAGATAGCACGGCTGATATTCCACAGGAAATAGCAGATCGTCTCGGCATAGTCATTGTACCATTGACGGTGATGTTCGGCAGCACAGCTTACCTGGACGGTATTGAGATGTCAGCTGCACAGTTTTACAGCGAACTGGTACGGGCTGATGAACTGCCTACAACGTCACAGCCATCACCAGCCCGTTTTTTGGAGACGTACACGGAGCTGTTGGAGCAATACCCCGAGAGCCAGGTTATCTCTATCCATTTATCCTCCGGTGTGAGCGGAACGTACCAGTCCGCTCTGCTGGGTAAATCCATGTTGGAGAAGCATGAAGATAGAGTGACCGTTATGGATTCTAAGTCGGCCTCGTACGGATACGGTATGCTCGTGGTTTACGCCGCAGAGCTGGCAGCTGCCGGGCAATCCCCGGCTGAAATTATTCAGGGTGTGGAACGTCTTGGGGAACGTCGTTGTTTGTATTTCCTGGTGGATACACTGGAATACTTGCAAAAAGGCGGACGAATTGGCAAGGCAGCGGCTATGGTTGGTACGTTGCTTAACATTAAGCCAATTCTTTCGATTGACAAAGAAGGTATTATTTATTCGGCTGATAAGGCGAGAGGGCATAAAAAAGCGACAGCACGAATTATTGAACTGCTGGAGCGGGATTTAAAAGGCCAAAAAATTAATATTGCTGTGGGTCATACGGCAGATCGCTCGGCGGCAGAAGCGTTTGTGGCTCAGCTGGCAGAGCATTTTGAACTGGGCGATCAAATATATACTGAACTTGGCGCTGTGATCGGAACTCATGTGGGACCAGGAACGATTGGTATTTTTGCATGGCCGGCCGGAGATGAGAGGTAA
- the recG gene encoding ATP-dependent DNA helicase RecG produces MLQLDQIPLKQIHGVSALKEGELHAFGISNVQDMLEYYPFRYEDYRLRSLSEVKDGDKITVQAKIMGIPVLQRYGRKSRLTCKLMAEDWMFTATWFNRHFLKDQLTSGREIVVTGKWDLKRMQMTVADSEFPDKGVARSGTLQPVYSIGGKVTQSWMRKIMNQTLQQFGEMIPEILPELLVRKYSMMPRKQAIAGIHQPQDNREGQEARRRMVYEELFLFQLKMQAFRALNRGRADGVVHTVDNATIREFVRALPFELTDAQKKVELEILHDLRSPYCMNRLLQGDVGSGKTVVAAIGLFATVRSGFQGALMVPTEILAEQHMRSLHKLFEPFGISVGLLTGSTTGKKRKELLAALQMGLLDIVVGTHALIQEDVYFRQLGLVVTDEQHRFGVNQRSVLRRKGYNPDVLTMTATPIPRTLAITAFGDMDVSTISERPKGRIPISTYWVKHELMDRVLGFISREVDQGRQAYLICPLIEESEKLDVQNAIDLHIQMQQAFPHYRVGLLHGRMTPAEKEEVMRSFYANEVQLLVSTTVVEVGVDVPNATLMIIMDADRFGLSQLHQLRGRVGRGAHASYCVLIADPKSEVGQERMKVMTDTDDGFEVARRDLDLRGPGDFFGTKQSGLPEFRLADMVADFEVLEKAREDATDLIKDSSFWTSPQYEALRGYLQKEQIFQGDLID; encoded by the coding sequence ATGCTGCAATTGGATCAAATACCATTAAAACAAATACACGGCGTGAGTGCTCTCAAAGAAGGAGAGCTTCACGCTTTTGGCATTTCTAACGTGCAAGATATGCTGGAATATTATCCGTTTCGGTATGAAGATTACCGACTGCGATCGCTAAGCGAAGTGAAGGACGGAGATAAGATTACAGTACAGGCGAAAATTATGGGCATTCCGGTGCTTCAGCGTTACGGACGCAAATCAAGGTTAACTTGTAAATTGATGGCTGAGGATTGGATGTTTACTGCAACATGGTTTAATCGGCATTTTTTGAAGGATCAGCTAACATCAGGTCGTGAAATTGTGGTGACTGGTAAATGGGACCTCAAGCGGATGCAGATGACTGTTGCAGATTCTGAGTTTCCTGATAAAGGAGTAGCCCGTTCGGGGACACTTCAACCGGTGTACTCTATAGGCGGCAAGGTTACGCAAAGTTGGATGCGAAAAATAATGAACCAGACGCTCCAGCAGTTTGGTGAAATGATTCCCGAAATATTGCCTGAGTTGCTTGTACGCAAATATAGTATGATGCCGCGCAAGCAGGCTATTGCGGGTATACACCAGCCTCAGGACAATCGCGAGGGGCAAGAGGCTCGTCGGCGGATGGTGTATGAGGAGCTATTTTTATTTCAACTGAAAATGCAGGCATTCCGGGCGTTAAATCGTGGTCGAGCGGACGGGGTGGTACATACGGTGGATAACGCCACGATTCGTGAATTTGTAAGAGCTTTGCCTTTTGAATTAACAGACGCACAGAAGAAGGTAGAGCTTGAAATACTGCACGATCTACGCTCACCTTATTGTATGAACCGTCTGCTTCAAGGGGATGTTGGGTCGGGGAAAACTGTGGTTGCCGCCATCGGTTTATTCGCAACAGTACGTTCCGGTTTTCAGGGAGCACTGATGGTGCCAACCGAAATATTGGCCGAGCAGCATATGCGGTCGCTTCACAAGCTGTTTGAACCCTTTGGAATCAGCGTGGGGTTACTGACAGGAAGTACAACTGGGAAGAAGCGTAAGGAGTTGCTTGCCGCTCTTCAAATGGGTCTGCTGGATATTGTGGTGGGCACGCATGCCCTTATTCAGGAGGATGTGTATTTCCGCCAGCTTGGACTAGTTGTAACGGATGAGCAGCACAGGTTCGGAGTCAACCAGCGTAGTGTACTGCGCCGCAAGGGCTACAACCCCGATGTGCTGACCATGACCGCCACACCGATCCCGCGTACGCTGGCGATTACTGCTTTTGGTGATATGGATGTTTCTACAATATCAGAGCGGCCAAAGGGACGGATTCCAATTTCTACGTATTGGGTGAAGCACGAACTGATGGATCGAGTGCTCGGTTTTATTTCTCGTGAGGTAGATCAGGGACGGCAGGCTTATCTAATCTGCCCGTTGATTGAAGAGTCAGAGAAGCTGGATGTACAGAATGCCATCGATCTGCATATCCAAATGCAGCAGGCTTTTCCACATTATCGCGTTGGGCTGTTGCACGGACGAATGACTCCTGCAGAAAAGGAAGAAGTTATGCGTTCCTTCTATGCAAATGAGGTTCAGCTACTCGTTTCAACCACGGTTGTAGAGGTGGGGGTAGATGTGCCCAATGCGACGCTAATGATTATTATGGATGCAGATCGCTTTGGATTGTCCCAGCTACATCAGTTACGTGGACGTGTTGGAAGGGGCGCACATGCCTCATACTGTGTACTGATCGCGGATCCTAAGTCGGAGGTTGGTCAAGAGCGGATGAAGGTAATGACCGATACGGACGATGGTTTTGAGGTTGCTAGACGCGATCTGGATTTGAGAGGGCCGGGGGATTTCTTTGGCACCAAGCAGAGCGGGTTGCCCGAGTTTCGGTTAGCAGATATGGTAGCGGACTTTGAGGTGCTGGAAAAGGCACGTGAGGATGCAACTGATCTAATCAAGGACTCCTCTTTTTGGACATCTCCGCAGTATGAAGCACTTCGCGGTTATTTGCAAAAAGAGCAGATTTTCCAAGGGGATCTTATCGACTGA
- a CDS encoding stage VI sporulation protein F produces the protein MSYQQYGISPQLVERIKLKMKNRALKERVKQQIEGVTKADLQNKAKVRHLVKTTSAILNERLTATQEEQLTAFVLAQKIDPSNTFHLIKLWGMFR, from the coding sequence TTGAGCTATCAGCAATATGGAATTAGTCCGCAATTGGTGGAGCGGATTAAGTTAAAAATGAAAAATCGTGCGCTCAAGGAGCGGGTTAAGCAGCAGATCGAGGGCGTGACCAAAGCAGATCTGCAAAACAAAGCTAAGGTGCGTCATCTTGTGAAGACCACTTCTGCTATTTTAAACGAGCGATTGACGGCTACACAGGAGGAGCAACTGACTGCCTTCGTATTGGCACAAAAAATTGATCCGTCTAATACGTTCCATCTGATCAAGCTATGGGGAATGTTCCGTTGA
- a CDS encoding MFS transporter, translated as MLTSASAKNNDKVSLKTLISYSLSSYGMNVIYNLTAVYLMFFYTDSFGLNALAVGTLLMVARVIDAVVDIFIGIAVDNTNTRWGKFRPYMFIGAFLVTLTTLALFLSPDLSSAGKLVYAYVTYIAWSISYSILDIPYWSLSAAITKDAAERTKVVTVPRTVASAGLWTVNVVALPLVHFFNGWAGAVAVLCGLFFVCMMFTVFGVKEKHVVPRHEKQTLKGVLRLFFIENRPLRLLIISFFIIEMTANIRNAFTLYYFKYNLGAEAFIPLFMGLTVGFQIAGNVAVPFIAKWIGKKGTSIAGVLITSISMIALFFCGNSIVLVFILSCIISFGVGLNYVVMSTMLADCVDYGEWKTGNRSEGMVFSANVFRAKLAAAIGSAVGGYALALAGYQPNIVQTNTTLIWLTLLFTIIPGVLTFLSVFPMKNYELTETMNRKIVQEVRARREQGEPSVQ; from the coding sequence ATGCTTACTTCTGCATCTGCAAAAAATAATGACAAAGTCAGTTTAAAAACACTGATCTCTTACTCACTGAGTAGTTATGGGATGAATGTTATTTACAATTTAACCGCCGTTTATCTTATGTTCTTCTATACTGACAGCTTTGGATTGAATGCGCTTGCAGTCGGGACATTACTGATGGTGGCACGGGTGATTGACGCGGTAGTTGATATCTTTATCGGCATTGCAGTCGACAACACGAATACGCGTTGGGGGAAGTTTAGGCCTTACATGTTCATCGGGGCTTTCTTGGTAACACTCACCACCTTGGCGCTCTTCCTCAGTCCGGACCTTTCTTCCGCCGGGAAGCTGGTTTATGCCTATGTTACCTATATCGCTTGGAGCATTAGCTATTCCATATTGGATATTCCGTATTGGTCACTGTCCGCCGCTATAACCAAAGATGCTGCAGAACGAACCAAGGTCGTGACTGTTCCTCGTACGGTTGCAAGTGCCGGCTTGTGGACGGTCAATGTCGTAGCGCTTCCCCTCGTCCATTTCTTCAACGGCTGGGCTGGAGCGGTTGCTGTACTTTGTGGCCTGTTCTTCGTCTGCATGATGTTTACAGTGTTTGGCGTAAAAGAAAAACACGTAGTGCCTCGTCATGAAAAACAAACGTTAAAAGGAGTACTCCGCCTATTCTTCATTGAAAACCGACCTTTGCGGCTGTTGATCATCTCGTTTTTTATTATCGAAATGACTGCCAACATTCGTAATGCCTTTACTTTGTATTATTTCAAATACAACCTAGGTGCCGAAGCATTCATTCCACTGTTTATGGGACTAACCGTGGGATTTCAAATCGCAGGTAACGTCGCAGTTCCGTTCATTGCCAAGTGGATCGGCAAAAAAGGCACTAGCATAGCAGGGGTGCTAATCACCTCCATATCCATGATAGCTCTTTTCTTCTGCGGCAACTCTATTGTACTTGTCTTTATTCTCAGCTGTATCATTTCTTTCGGTGTGGGGCTGAACTATGTTGTCATGTCCACAATGCTAGCAGATTGCGTCGATTATGGAGAGTGGAAAACTGGAAACAGATCAGAGGGGATGGTTTTCTCAGCTAACGTTTTCCGGGCCAAATTGGCGGCCGCAATCGGCAGCGCCGTGGGTGGTTATGCGCTGGCGTTAGCGGGTTATCAGCCTAATATCGTCCAAACAAATACAACCCTTATTTGGCTCACACTACTATTTACAATTATTCCGGGGGTTCTGACATTTCTCTCCGTATTTCCAATGAAGAATTATGAGCTGACGGAAACAATGAACAGAAAAATTGTCCAGGAGGTTCGGGCAAGACGGGAACAAGGTGAACCATCCGTACAGTAA